From a single Athene noctua chromosome 2, bAthNoc1.hap1.1, whole genome shotgun sequence genomic region:
- the MOS gene encoding proto-oncogene serine/threonine-protein kinase mos yields the protein MPSPIPFNCFLPLEFSPSADLRPCSSPLVIPGKDRKNFLGGTLSVRTRRLPPRLSWCSIDWEQLCLLQPLGSGGFGSVYKATYHGATVAVKQVKKSSKNRLASRQSFWGELNVARLQHSNVVRVVAASTCAPASQNSLGTIIMEYVGNITLHHVIYGTGDMWGQGEEDEGGCERKALSMEETVCYSCDIMTGLAFLHSQGIVHLDLKPANVFITEQGVCKIGDFGCSQKLEEGLSQSPHVCQQGGTYTHRAPELLKGERVTAKADIYSFAITLWQIVMREQPYLGERQYVLYAVVAYNLRPSLAAAVFHESPVGQRLQSIISCCWKANVEERLSAAQLLPSLRALQGSL from the coding sequence aTGCCATCACCCATtccttttaattgttttcttcctttggagTTTTCCCCATCTGCAGATTTGCGACCCTGCAGCAGCCCCTTAGTTATCCCTGGCAAAGACAGAAAGAACTTCCTGGGGGGAACTCTCTCAGTCAGGACTCGCCGCTTGCCTCCACGCCTGTCCTGGTGCTCCATTGactgggagcagctctgcctcctgcagcccctAGGCTCTGGGGGCTTCGGTTCTGTCTACAAAGCCACCTACCATGGTGCAACTGTGGCTGTAAAGCAGGTGAAGAAGAGCAGCAAAAACCGGCTAGCATCACGACAGAGCTTCTGGGGTGAGCTGAACGTAGCCCGGCTACAGCACAGTAATGTGGTGCGTGTGGTGGCTGCCAGCACATGTGCCCCGGCCAGCCAGAACAGCTTGGGCACCATCATTATGGAGTATGTGGGCAACATCACACTGCACCATGTAATTTATGGCACTGGTGACATGTGGGGACAGggtgaggaggatgaaggaggatgtGAAAGGAAGGCCCTGAGCATGGAAGAGACTGTGTGCTACTCCTGTGATATTATGACTGGCTTAGCCTTTCTGCACTCACAAGGCATTGTGCACTTGGACCTGAAGCCTGCAAACGTCTTCATCACTGAGCAGGGAGTGTGCAAGATCGGGGACTTTGGGTGCTCCCAGAAACTGGAGGAGGGCTTGTCCCAGAGTCCCCATGTCTGCCAGCAAGGGGGCACGTACACACACCGTGCCCCAGAGCTCCTCAAGGGAGAGAGGGTCACTGCCAAAGCAGACATCTACTCATTTGCCATCACACTCTGGCAAATTGTCATGCGAGAGCAGCCTTACCTGGGTGAGCGGCAGTATGTGCTCTACGCTGTGGTAGCCTATAACTTACGTCCTTcactggctgctgctgttttccacGAGTCACCAGTGGGCCAGAGACTTCAGAGCATTATTAGCTGCTGCTGGAAGGCTAATGTAGAGGAGCGCCTGAGCGCAgcccagctgcttcccagcctcAGAGCCCTCCAGGGGAGCCTCTAG